A stretch of Chelmon rostratus isolate fCheRos1 chromosome 18, fCheRos1.pri, whole genome shotgun sequence DNA encodes these proteins:
- the LOC121621853 gene encoding pro-opiomelanocortin-like isoform X1: protein MVCLCWLLVVVMAFVCVPGSGSVCWDSAICNDLSNRGRILDCIHLCMSVIQTELPDLSALALKINDDDDILLSILMAALAPENKISALKAHSDQRRSYSMEHFRWGKPSGRKRRPVKVVATSLEGGGSSEGGLPSLVRRQLSSDADEAMGDLNGENLQNQGLVPVRVRASSKSHVQLSSQQRKDGTYRMSHFRWGSPPVSKRNGSLTKTWEEKPQRQLAKLFRNIIAKDVQRIMG from the exons atggtgtgtctgtgttggttGTTAGTGGTGGTGATGGCATTCGTGTGCGTCCCCGGGTCTGGCTCGGTGTGTTGGGACAGCGCCATCTGCAACGACCTGAGCAACAGGGGAAGGATACTG GACTGTATTCACCTCTGCATGTCCGTGATCCAAACTGAGCTTCCAGATCTCAGTGCTTTGGCCCTGAAGATTAACGATGACGATGACATCTTACTCAGCATCCTCATGGCTGCGCTGGCCCCTGAAAACAAGATATCAGCTCTGAAAGCCCACAGCGACCAGCGACGGTCCTACTCCATGGAGCATTTCCGCTGGGGCAAGCCCTCTGGCCGCAAACGCCGACCTGTAAAGGTTGTCGCCACTTCCCTGGAGGGAGGGGGCTCCTCTGAGGGTGGTCTCCCCTCTCTGGTCCGCAGGCAGCTGAGCAGTGACGCTGATGAAGCAATGGGGGACCTGAATGGGGAAAATCTTCAAAACCAGGGATTGGTTCCGGTGAGGGTGAGGGCCAGCTCTAAGTCACACGTCCAGTTGAGCTCGCAGCAGAGGAAAGATGGGACCTATCGGATGAGTCACTTCAGATGGGGGAGCCCACCTGTCTCTAAACGTAATGGCAGCTTGACGAAGACGTGGGAGGAGAAACCTCAGAGGCAGCTGGCCAAGCTCTTCAGGAACATTATAGCCAAGGATGTGCAGAGGATAATGGGCTAA
- the LOC121621853 gene encoding pro-opiomelanocortin-like isoform X2, with amino-acid sequence MAFVCVPGSGSVCWDSAICNDLSNRGRILDCIHLCMSVIQTELPDLSALALKINDDDDILLSILMAALAPENKISALKAHSDQRRSYSMEHFRWGKPSGRKRRPVKVVATSLEGGGSSEGGLPSLVRRQLSSDADEAMGDLNGENLQNQGLVPVRVRASSKSHVQLSSQQRKDGTYRMSHFRWGSPPVSKRNGSLTKTWEEKPQRQLAKLFRNIIAKDVQRIMG; translated from the exons ATGGCATTCGTGTGCGTCCCCGGGTCTGGCTCGGTGTGTTGGGACAGCGCCATCTGCAACGACCTGAGCAACAGGGGAAGGATACTG GACTGTATTCACCTCTGCATGTCCGTGATCCAAACTGAGCTTCCAGATCTCAGTGCTTTGGCCCTGAAGATTAACGATGACGATGACATCTTACTCAGCATCCTCATGGCTGCGCTGGCCCCTGAAAACAAGATATCAGCTCTGAAAGCCCACAGCGACCAGCGACGGTCCTACTCCATGGAGCATTTCCGCTGGGGCAAGCCCTCTGGCCGCAAACGCCGACCTGTAAAGGTTGTCGCCACTTCCCTGGAGGGAGGGGGCTCCTCTGAGGGTGGTCTCCCCTCTCTGGTCCGCAGGCAGCTGAGCAGTGACGCTGATGAAGCAATGGGGGACCTGAATGGGGAAAATCTTCAAAACCAGGGATTGGTTCCGGTGAGGGTGAGGGCCAGCTCTAAGTCACACGTCCAGTTGAGCTCGCAGCAGAGGAAAGATGGGACCTATCGGATGAGTCACTTCAGATGGGGGAGCCCACCTGTCTCTAAACGTAATGGCAGCTTGACGAAGACGTGGGAGGAGAAACCTCAGAGGCAGCTGGCCAAGCTCTTCAGGAACATTATAGCCAAGGATGTGCAGAGGATAATGGGCTAA
- the LOC121622078 gene encoding protein EFR3 homolog B isoform X2 has product MTGVCGCCGALRPRYKRLVDNIFPEDPEDGLVKANMEKLTFYALSAPEKLDRIGAYLSERLSRDVARHRYGYVCIAMEALDQLLMACHCQSINLFVESFLKMVRKLLESDKPSLQILGTNSFVKFANIEEDTPSYHRSYDFFVSRFSEMCHSSYEDPDIRTKIRMAGIKGLQGVVRKTVNDELQANIWDPQHMDKIVPSLLFNLQSGERTESRSPSPLQASEKEKESPVELTERCFRELLGRAAYGNIKNAVTPVLMHLDNHSLWEGKTFAVRCFKIIMYSIQSQHSHLVIQQLLGHLDANSKNSATVRAGIVEVLLEAAAIAASGSVGPTVLEVFNTLLRQLRLSVDYELTGSYDGSTNIGTKIIKAHEERQLQEAVIRTIGSFANTLPTYQRSEVMLFIMGKIPVPGVHLALPSTGSGPEGTRMIQVMLLKSLVQVTAGFQTTNMLTALPSSFLEPLLSFSLTEDPEVRLLVLQILLSLIDRHDNTPKFSNISIISDISVLKLKVDKCSRQDNLFMKKHGQQLYRHIYLGCKEQSSGRLHYETLFALLGLLSVELANEEVVVDLIRLALALQDLALSTDEALPVFNRCAVHALAAAYLNLICQLTTVPAFCQHIHEVIEVRQKESPYLLPEGVFIDNPRLPSSLEKVEGDVLFLQSKITEVLGGSGYNTERLATPYVPQFTDEDRLSKRKSIGETISLQVEVESRNSPEKEERTPAEEITFETLKNAIVDSVGMEEQERERRRQVVEKFQKAPFEEIAAHCGARATLLQSKLNQIFEITIRPPPSPSGTISSGYGQSQSRSVPIYEMKFPDLCVY; this is encoded by the exons TGGTGAAGGCCAACATGGAAAAGCTGACATTCTACGCCCTGTCAGCTCCGGAGAAGCTCGACCGCATCGGAGCTTACCTGTCTGAGAGATTGTCGAGGGATGTGGCCCGACACAGATACGG GTATGTGTGCATAGCCATGGAAGCCCTGGACCAGCTGTTGATGGCCTGCCACTGTCAGAGCATCAACCTGTTTGTGGAAAGTTTCCTCAAGATGGTGCGCAAGCTGTTAGAGTCTGACAAACCCAGCCTGCAGATCCTAGGAACCAACTCT TTTGTGAAGTTTGCCAACATAGAAGAGGACACACCATCGTACCACCGCAGCTATGACTTCTTTGTGTCACGCTTCAGTGAGATGTGCCACTCCAGCTACGAGGACCCTGACATCCGCACCAA GATCCGCATGGCAGGTATCAAGGGCCTGCAGGGTGTGGTGAGGAAGACGGTGAATGATGAGCTGCAGGCCAACATCTGGGACCCTCAGCACATGGACAAGATCGTCCCTTCTCTGCTTTTCAACCTGCAGAGTGGAGAGCGTACGGAGAG CCGCTCCCCCTCCCCGCTGCAGGCgtcagagaaggagaaggaaagcCCGGTGGAGCTGACGGAGCGCTGCTTCAGGGAGCTCCTGGGACGAGCCGCCTATGGCAACATCAAGAATGCCGTCACGCCTGTACTGAT GCACTTAGATAACCACTCTCTATGGGAGGGAAAGACCTTTGCTGTGCGTTGCTTCAAAATCATCATGTACTCCATCCAG TCCCAGCACTCTCACTTGGTAATCCAGCAGCTTCTCGGTCACCTGGATGCAAACAGCAAGAATTCAGCCACCGTGCGGGCAGGGATAGTGGAAGTCTTGCTGGAGGCAGCCGCCATCGCTGCCAGCGGCTCTGTAG GTCCCACAGTGTTGGAGGTGTTTAACACCTTGCTGCGACAGCTCCGTCTGAGCGTGGACTACGAGTTGACTGGCTCCTATGACGGCAGCACCAACATCGGCACCAAGATCATCAAAGCTCATGAGGAGAGGCAGTTACAGGAGGCTGTTATCAGGACCATTG gtTCATTTGCTAACACTCTCCCAACATACCAGAGATCGGAGGTCATGCTCTTCATCATGGGCAAGATCCCTGTCCCTGGGGTTCACCTAGCTCTGCCCTCCACAGGCTCCGG GCCTGAGGGTACCAGGATGATCCAGGTTATGTTACTTAAGTCCCTGGTCCAG GTAACGGCAGGTTTCCAGACCACCAACATGCTGACAGCGCTGCCCAGCTCATTCCTGGAGCCGCTGCTGTCCTTCTCTCTAACAGAGGATCCAGAGGTCCGGCTGCTGGTGCTCCAAATCCTTCTCAGTCTCATCGACAGGCACGACAACACGCCCAAGTTCTCCAacataag CATCATCTCAGACATCTCTGTCCTCAAGCTCAAAGTTGACAAATGTTCCAGACAGGACAACTTATTCATGAAAAAG CACGGCCAGCAGCTGTACCGACACATCTACTTGGGCTGTAAGGAGCAGAGCAGCGGCCGGCTGCACTACGAGACCCTCTTTGCTCTGTTGGGTCTTCTCAGCGTGGAGCTGGCCAACGAAGAGGTGGTGGTGGACCTCATTCGCCTGGCGCTCGCCTTGCAG GATCTGGCTCTCTCCACCGATGAGGCTCTGCCTGTCTTCAACCGCTGCGCCGTTCATGCCCTCGCCGCCGCCTACCTCAACCTCATCTGCCAGCTCACCACCGTCCCAGCCTTCTGCCAGCACATACACGAG GTAATTGaggtgagacagaaagaaagtcCCTACCTTTTGCCTGAAGGTGTCTTTATTGATAACCCCCG GCTGCCTTCGTCACTGGAGAAGGTAGAAGGGGATGTTTTGTTCCTCCAGTCGAAGATCACTGAGGTCCTTGGAGGTAGTGGTTATAACACAGAGAGACTGGCTACGCCTTACGTGCCGCAGTTTACCG ATGAGGACCGTCTGTCCAAGAGAAAGAGTATTGGGGAGACCATCTcactgcaggtggaggtggagtcCCGGAACAGtccagagaaagaggag AGGACACCAGCAGAGGAGATCACATTTGAAACCTTGAAAAATGCCATCG tggacagTGTGGGtatggaggagcaggagagggagcgGAGGAGACAAGTGGTGGAGAAGTTTCAGAAGGCCCCCTTCGAGGAGATAGCAGCCCACTGCGGTGCCAGG GCGACACTACTGCAGAGCAAACTTAATCAGATCTTTGAGATTACTATCAG ACCCCCGCCCAGCCCATCTGGAACCATTTCATCAGGTTACGGCCAAAGCCAGAGTCGATCTGTCCCCATCTACGAGATGAAGTTTCCTGACCTCTGTGTGTACTAG
- the LOC121622078 gene encoding protein EFR3 homolog B isoform X1 — translation MFIFGVCGCCGALRPRYKRLVDNIFPEDPEDGLVKANMEKLTFYALSAPEKLDRIGAYLSERLSRDVARHRYGYVCIAMEALDQLLMACHCQSINLFVESFLKMVRKLLESDKPSLQILGTNSFVKFANIEEDTPSYHRSYDFFVSRFSEMCHSSYEDPDIRTKIRMAGIKGLQGVVRKTVNDELQANIWDPQHMDKIVPSLLFNLQSGERTESRSPSPLQASEKEKESPVELTERCFRELLGRAAYGNIKNAVTPVLMHLDNHSLWEGKTFAVRCFKIIMYSIQSQHSHLVIQQLLGHLDANSKNSATVRAGIVEVLLEAAAIAASGSVGPTVLEVFNTLLRQLRLSVDYELTGSYDGSTNIGTKIIKAHEERQLQEAVIRTIGSFANTLPTYQRSEVMLFIMGKIPVPGVHLALPSTGSGPEGTRMIQVMLLKSLVQVTAGFQTTNMLTALPSSFLEPLLSFSLTEDPEVRLLVLQILLSLIDRHDNTPKFSNISIISDISVLKLKVDKCSRQDNLFMKKHGQQLYRHIYLGCKEQSSGRLHYETLFALLGLLSVELANEEVVVDLIRLALALQDLALSTDEALPVFNRCAVHALAAAYLNLICQLTTVPAFCQHIHEVIEVRQKESPYLLPEGVFIDNPRLPSSLEKVEGDVLFLQSKITEVLGGSGYNTERLATPYVPQFTDEDRLSKRKSIGETISLQVEVESRNSPEKEERTPAEEITFETLKNAIVDSVGMEEQERERRRQVVEKFQKAPFEEIAAHCGARATLLQSKLNQIFEITIRPPPSPSGTISSGYGQSQSRSVPIYEMKFPDLCVY, via the exons TGGTGAAGGCCAACATGGAAAAGCTGACATTCTACGCCCTGTCAGCTCCGGAGAAGCTCGACCGCATCGGAGCTTACCTGTCTGAGAGATTGTCGAGGGATGTGGCCCGACACAGATACGG GTATGTGTGCATAGCCATGGAAGCCCTGGACCAGCTGTTGATGGCCTGCCACTGTCAGAGCATCAACCTGTTTGTGGAAAGTTTCCTCAAGATGGTGCGCAAGCTGTTAGAGTCTGACAAACCCAGCCTGCAGATCCTAGGAACCAACTCT TTTGTGAAGTTTGCCAACATAGAAGAGGACACACCATCGTACCACCGCAGCTATGACTTCTTTGTGTCACGCTTCAGTGAGATGTGCCACTCCAGCTACGAGGACCCTGACATCCGCACCAA GATCCGCATGGCAGGTATCAAGGGCCTGCAGGGTGTGGTGAGGAAGACGGTGAATGATGAGCTGCAGGCCAACATCTGGGACCCTCAGCACATGGACAAGATCGTCCCTTCTCTGCTTTTCAACCTGCAGAGTGGAGAGCGTACGGAGAG CCGCTCCCCCTCCCCGCTGCAGGCgtcagagaaggagaaggaaagcCCGGTGGAGCTGACGGAGCGCTGCTTCAGGGAGCTCCTGGGACGAGCCGCCTATGGCAACATCAAGAATGCCGTCACGCCTGTACTGAT GCACTTAGATAACCACTCTCTATGGGAGGGAAAGACCTTTGCTGTGCGTTGCTTCAAAATCATCATGTACTCCATCCAG TCCCAGCACTCTCACTTGGTAATCCAGCAGCTTCTCGGTCACCTGGATGCAAACAGCAAGAATTCAGCCACCGTGCGGGCAGGGATAGTGGAAGTCTTGCTGGAGGCAGCCGCCATCGCTGCCAGCGGCTCTGTAG GTCCCACAGTGTTGGAGGTGTTTAACACCTTGCTGCGACAGCTCCGTCTGAGCGTGGACTACGAGTTGACTGGCTCCTATGACGGCAGCACCAACATCGGCACCAAGATCATCAAAGCTCATGAGGAGAGGCAGTTACAGGAGGCTGTTATCAGGACCATTG gtTCATTTGCTAACACTCTCCCAACATACCAGAGATCGGAGGTCATGCTCTTCATCATGGGCAAGATCCCTGTCCCTGGGGTTCACCTAGCTCTGCCCTCCACAGGCTCCGG GCCTGAGGGTACCAGGATGATCCAGGTTATGTTACTTAAGTCCCTGGTCCAG GTAACGGCAGGTTTCCAGACCACCAACATGCTGACAGCGCTGCCCAGCTCATTCCTGGAGCCGCTGCTGTCCTTCTCTCTAACAGAGGATCCAGAGGTCCGGCTGCTGGTGCTCCAAATCCTTCTCAGTCTCATCGACAGGCACGACAACACGCCCAAGTTCTCCAacataag CATCATCTCAGACATCTCTGTCCTCAAGCTCAAAGTTGACAAATGTTCCAGACAGGACAACTTATTCATGAAAAAG CACGGCCAGCAGCTGTACCGACACATCTACTTGGGCTGTAAGGAGCAGAGCAGCGGCCGGCTGCACTACGAGACCCTCTTTGCTCTGTTGGGTCTTCTCAGCGTGGAGCTGGCCAACGAAGAGGTGGTGGTGGACCTCATTCGCCTGGCGCTCGCCTTGCAG GATCTGGCTCTCTCCACCGATGAGGCTCTGCCTGTCTTCAACCGCTGCGCCGTTCATGCCCTCGCCGCCGCCTACCTCAACCTCATCTGCCAGCTCACCACCGTCCCAGCCTTCTGCCAGCACATACACGAG GTAATTGaggtgagacagaaagaaagtcCCTACCTTTTGCCTGAAGGTGTCTTTATTGATAACCCCCG GCTGCCTTCGTCACTGGAGAAGGTAGAAGGGGATGTTTTGTTCCTCCAGTCGAAGATCACTGAGGTCCTTGGAGGTAGTGGTTATAACACAGAGAGACTGGCTACGCCTTACGTGCCGCAGTTTACCG ATGAGGACCGTCTGTCCAAGAGAAAGAGTATTGGGGAGACCATCTcactgcaggtggaggtggagtcCCGGAACAGtccagagaaagaggag AGGACACCAGCAGAGGAGATCACATTTGAAACCTTGAAAAATGCCATCG tggacagTGTGGGtatggaggagcaggagagggagcgGAGGAGACAAGTGGTGGAGAAGTTTCAGAAGGCCCCCTTCGAGGAGATAGCAGCCCACTGCGGTGCCAGG GCGACACTACTGCAGAGCAAACTTAATCAGATCTTTGAGATTACTATCAG ACCCCCGCCCAGCCCATCTGGAACCATTTCATCAGGTTACGGCCAAAGCCAGAGTCGATCTGTCCCCATCTACGAGATGAAGTTTCCTGACCTCTGTGTGTACTAG
- the LOC121622078 gene encoding protein EFR3 homolog B isoform X3, translated as MEKLTFYALSAPEKLDRIGAYLSERLSRDVARHRYGYVCIAMEALDQLLMACHCQSINLFVESFLKMVRKLLESDKPSLQILGTNSFVKFANIEEDTPSYHRSYDFFVSRFSEMCHSSYEDPDIRTKIRMAGIKGLQGVVRKTVNDELQANIWDPQHMDKIVPSLLFNLQSGERTESRSPSPLQASEKEKESPVELTERCFRELLGRAAYGNIKNAVTPVLMHLDNHSLWEGKTFAVRCFKIIMYSIQSQHSHLVIQQLLGHLDANSKNSATVRAGIVEVLLEAAAIAASGSVGPTVLEVFNTLLRQLRLSVDYELTGSYDGSTNIGTKIIKAHEERQLQEAVIRTIGSFANTLPTYQRSEVMLFIMGKIPVPGVHLALPSTGSGPEGTRMIQVMLLKSLVQVTAGFQTTNMLTALPSSFLEPLLSFSLTEDPEVRLLVLQILLSLIDRHDNTPKFSNISIISDISVLKLKVDKCSRQDNLFMKKHGQQLYRHIYLGCKEQSSGRLHYETLFALLGLLSVELANEEVVVDLIRLALALQDLALSTDEALPVFNRCAVHALAAAYLNLICQLTTVPAFCQHIHEVIEVRQKESPYLLPEGVFIDNPRLPSSLEKVEGDVLFLQSKITEVLGGSGYNTERLATPYVPQFTDEDRLSKRKSIGETISLQVEVESRNSPEKEERTPAEEITFETLKNAIVDSVGMEEQERERRRQVVEKFQKAPFEEIAAHCGARATLLQSKLNQIFEITIRPPPSPSGTISSGYGQSQSRSVPIYEMKFPDLCVY; from the exons ATGGAAAAGCTGACATTCTACGCCCTGTCAGCTCCGGAGAAGCTCGACCGCATCGGAGCTTACCTGTCTGAGAGATTGTCGAGGGATGTGGCCCGACACAGATACGG GTATGTGTGCATAGCCATGGAAGCCCTGGACCAGCTGTTGATGGCCTGCCACTGTCAGAGCATCAACCTGTTTGTGGAAAGTTTCCTCAAGATGGTGCGCAAGCTGTTAGAGTCTGACAAACCCAGCCTGCAGATCCTAGGAACCAACTCT TTTGTGAAGTTTGCCAACATAGAAGAGGACACACCATCGTACCACCGCAGCTATGACTTCTTTGTGTCACGCTTCAGTGAGATGTGCCACTCCAGCTACGAGGACCCTGACATCCGCACCAA GATCCGCATGGCAGGTATCAAGGGCCTGCAGGGTGTGGTGAGGAAGACGGTGAATGATGAGCTGCAGGCCAACATCTGGGACCCTCAGCACATGGACAAGATCGTCCCTTCTCTGCTTTTCAACCTGCAGAGTGGAGAGCGTACGGAGAG CCGCTCCCCCTCCCCGCTGCAGGCgtcagagaaggagaaggaaagcCCGGTGGAGCTGACGGAGCGCTGCTTCAGGGAGCTCCTGGGACGAGCCGCCTATGGCAACATCAAGAATGCCGTCACGCCTGTACTGAT GCACTTAGATAACCACTCTCTATGGGAGGGAAAGACCTTTGCTGTGCGTTGCTTCAAAATCATCATGTACTCCATCCAG TCCCAGCACTCTCACTTGGTAATCCAGCAGCTTCTCGGTCACCTGGATGCAAACAGCAAGAATTCAGCCACCGTGCGGGCAGGGATAGTGGAAGTCTTGCTGGAGGCAGCCGCCATCGCTGCCAGCGGCTCTGTAG GTCCCACAGTGTTGGAGGTGTTTAACACCTTGCTGCGACAGCTCCGTCTGAGCGTGGACTACGAGTTGACTGGCTCCTATGACGGCAGCACCAACATCGGCACCAAGATCATCAAAGCTCATGAGGAGAGGCAGTTACAGGAGGCTGTTATCAGGACCATTG gtTCATTTGCTAACACTCTCCCAACATACCAGAGATCGGAGGTCATGCTCTTCATCATGGGCAAGATCCCTGTCCCTGGGGTTCACCTAGCTCTGCCCTCCACAGGCTCCGG GCCTGAGGGTACCAGGATGATCCAGGTTATGTTACTTAAGTCCCTGGTCCAG GTAACGGCAGGTTTCCAGACCACCAACATGCTGACAGCGCTGCCCAGCTCATTCCTGGAGCCGCTGCTGTCCTTCTCTCTAACAGAGGATCCAGAGGTCCGGCTGCTGGTGCTCCAAATCCTTCTCAGTCTCATCGACAGGCACGACAACACGCCCAAGTTCTCCAacataag CATCATCTCAGACATCTCTGTCCTCAAGCTCAAAGTTGACAAATGTTCCAGACAGGACAACTTATTCATGAAAAAG CACGGCCAGCAGCTGTACCGACACATCTACTTGGGCTGTAAGGAGCAGAGCAGCGGCCGGCTGCACTACGAGACCCTCTTTGCTCTGTTGGGTCTTCTCAGCGTGGAGCTGGCCAACGAAGAGGTGGTGGTGGACCTCATTCGCCTGGCGCTCGCCTTGCAG GATCTGGCTCTCTCCACCGATGAGGCTCTGCCTGTCTTCAACCGCTGCGCCGTTCATGCCCTCGCCGCCGCCTACCTCAACCTCATCTGCCAGCTCACCACCGTCCCAGCCTTCTGCCAGCACATACACGAG GTAATTGaggtgagacagaaagaaagtcCCTACCTTTTGCCTGAAGGTGTCTTTATTGATAACCCCCG GCTGCCTTCGTCACTGGAGAAGGTAGAAGGGGATGTTTTGTTCCTCCAGTCGAAGATCACTGAGGTCCTTGGAGGTAGTGGTTATAACACAGAGAGACTGGCTACGCCTTACGTGCCGCAGTTTACCG ATGAGGACCGTCTGTCCAAGAGAAAGAGTATTGGGGAGACCATCTcactgcaggtggaggtggagtcCCGGAACAGtccagagaaagaggag AGGACACCAGCAGAGGAGATCACATTTGAAACCTTGAAAAATGCCATCG tggacagTGTGGGtatggaggagcaggagagggagcgGAGGAGACAAGTGGTGGAGAAGTTTCAGAAGGCCCCCTTCGAGGAGATAGCAGCCCACTGCGGTGCCAGG GCGACACTACTGCAGAGCAAACTTAATCAGATCTTTGAGATTACTATCAG ACCCCCGCCCAGCCCATCTGGAACCATTTCATCAGGTTACGGCCAAAGCCAGAGTCGATCTGTCCCCATCTACGAGATGAAGTTTCCTGACCTCTGTGTGTACTAG